One window of Nymphaea colorata isolate Beijing-Zhang1983 chromosome 1, ASM883128v2, whole genome shotgun sequence genomic DNA carries:
- the LOC116265717 gene encoding MLO-like protein 6 yields the protein MEGRSLAETSTWAFSAVFAVLIAVSVLIEHASQIATRYLWRRRKKALIKALQKIKEELMLLGFISLLLTVAEKPITKICVTKSVSETFLPCFLSHETSKGELNHGVQEMSSCEKKGMVSLISEKGIKQLHIFIFVLAVFHVFFSLVTMTLGLAKMRRWKAWENETHTLEYQISYDPRRFRLTRQTSFGQRHLKFWSNHPLLLWPVAFFRQFFEGVSKADYFTLRHGFITAHHLTGGSSFDFHMYLARALDEDFEAVVGISIWLWILSLSFIFFKAVVFYHYFWLPFIPLALVLVVGTKLQVIITKMCVRSHRKSEVVGGSLLVKPDDKLFWFGHPQFLLYLIHFILFQNSFQLAFLTWKTIEFGTNSCMHEKEISSVLKIVLGVAVQFISGYVTLPLYALVTQMGSRIREAVFPERVARGLRNWHERARKNVKKNKVSPSSSLSPSLSPRYLLTATNSLASDYRSMPSASSTPDFVKIDVPNLEIAEVEGPQVVASECPANESTYNGEISFGVQPQQADA from the exons ATGGAAGGCCGTTCTTTGGCGGAGACGTCCACCTGGGCTTTCTCTGCTGTCTTCGCTGTGTTGATTGCTGTCTCTGTCCTCATCGAACACGCTTCACAGATTGCCACGCGA TATCTttggagaagaaggaaaaaggctCTGATCAAGGCTCTTCAGAAGATAAAGGAAG AACTCATGCTGCTGGGCTTCATATCTTTGCTGCTCACGGTTGCTGAAAAACCCATCACAAAGATCTGCGTCACTAAAAGCGTTAGTGAGACTTTCCTTCCTTGCTTTCTCTCCCATGAAACGAGCAAAGGAGAGTTGAATCATGGAGTTCAAGAAATGTCTTCGTGCGAAAAGAAG GGTATGGTTTCCTTAATATCTGAAAAAGGAATAAAGCAGCTTCATATCTTCATATTTGTTCTGGCTGTCTTCCACGTCTTCTTCAGCCTGGTCACCATGACCCTAGGCTTGGCCAAG ATGAGGAGATGGAAAGCTTGGGAAAATGAGACACACACTCTCGAATACCAGATTTCCTATG ACCCTCGAAGGTTCAGGCTTACAAGGCAGACCTCTTTTGGGCAGCGGCACTTGAAGTTCTGGAGCAACCATCCTCTCCTCCTCTGGCCT GTGGCTTTTTTCCGCCAGTTTTTCGAGGGAGTATCGAAAGCAGACTATTTCACTCTCAGACATGGATTCATTACG GCTCATCACTTGACGGGTGGTAGCAGCTTTGACTTCCACATGTACTTGGCGAGGGCACTTGACGAAGACTTTGAGGCGGTTGTTGGCATCAG TATATGGCTGTGGATTCTTTCActatctttcattttcttcaaggcAGTTG TTTTTTATCACTATTTCTGGCTTCCATTTATCCCCTTAGCG CTGGTTTTGGTGGTGGGAACAAAGCTGCAAGTGATCATCACAAAAATGTGTGTAAGAAGTCATCGAAAATCAGAAGTGGTTGGAGGGTCTCTGCTGGTCAAGCCCGATGACAAGCTCTTCTGGTTTGGCCACCCTCAGTTTCTCCTCTACCTCATCCACTTCATCCTCTTCCAG AATTCCTTTCAACTGGCATTCTTAACGTGGAAAACA ATCGAGTTTGGCAcaaattcatgcatgcatgagAAAGAGATAAGTAGCGTACTGAAGATTGTACTGGGAGTAGCAGTGCAGTTCATCTCCGGCTATGTGACTCTGCCACTCTATGCGTTAGTCACACAG ATGGGCAGCCGAATACGAGAGGCAGTGTTCCCGGAGCGCGTCGCCCGTGGCCTGAGAAACTGGCATGAAAGAGCACGTAAGAATGTGAAGAAGAACAAGGTCTCACCTAGCAGCAGCCTCTCACCAAGCCTCTCGCCCAGATACCTCCTCACAGCTACAAACTCGCTAGCTAGTGATTACAGATCAATGCCGAGCGCGAGCTCGACACCTGACTTTGTGAAGATTGATGTTCCCAATCTGGAGATAGCAGAGGTGGAAGGCCCCCAAGTTGTTGCCAGTGAGTGTCCTGCCAATGAGTCGACCTACAATGGCGAGATCTCATTTGGGGTACAGCCGCAGCAGGCCGATGCTTAG
- the LOC126409722 gene encoding fasciclin-like arabinogalactan protein 6 — protein sequence MAASQALVILSLCLSSTLLFSSAPAQGQPAPPPPPLNLIDTLQKAGQYSTLIRLLGTTRVGDQLAYQLNNFSKATFFAPTDAAFNSLPSGFLNTMSMEQQVKLLNFHVVPHLFTWNDFKNGVPPQATQASGPNGPYVLTFTFISDQQVKVSTGLVETIFTNALNLTPPLAIYQVDKVLIPPGMFSPSSASSSSPAPGSGSAPSSSASPPSSSAQPLAPSSSSSPLPSAPTPTSSSPPTHAPPSKSAPSPTTPRASAPASTGSAPASTSTETGSAPAGALGPWSLMGSLMAAALATMV from the coding sequence ATGGCGGCATCTCAGGCTCTCGTCATCCTCTCCCTGTGCCTCTCATCTACACTTCTCTTCTCATCCGCTCCTGCTCAAGGTCAGCCCgctccgccgccgccgccgttgaACTTGATCGACACGCTGCAGAAAGCCGGCCAATACTCCACGCTCATCCGCCTCCTCGGCACCACAAGGGTCGGCGACCAGCTAGCTTACCAGCTCAACAACTTCTCGAAAGCCACCTTCTTCGCACCCACCGACGCCGCCTTCAACAGCCTTCCCTCGGGCTTCCTCAACACCATGTCGATGGAGCAGCAGGTTAAGCTCCTCAACTTCCACGTCGTTCCCCATCTCTTCACTTGGAACGACTTCAAGAATGGCGTCCCTCCCCAGGCGACTCAGGCCTCCGGACCCAACGGCCCTTACGTCCTCACCTTCACCTTCATCTCTGACCAGCAGGTGAAGGTGAGCACCGGGTTGGTGGAGACGATCTTCACTAATGCTCTGAACTTGACGCCGCCGCTAGCAATCTATCAGGTCGACAAGGTGCTGATTCCACCCGGTATGTTCAGCCCCTCTTCCGCATCGTCGTCGTCGCCGGCACCAGGCAGCGGCTCTGCGCCATCTTCTTCTGCTTCACCACCATCGTCCTCTGCGCAACCACTTGCACCTTCCTCGTCATCGTCACCCCTGCCATCAGCGCCAACACCGACGAGTTCTTCACCTCCAACTCATGCGCCGCCTAGCAAATCTGCTCCGTCGCCAACCACCCCTCGTGCCAGTGCACCTGCTTCCACCGGTTCAGCGCCGGCTTCGACCAGCACTGAAACTGGTTCAGCACCTGCCGGTGCCCTTGGGCCCTGGAGCTTGATGGGCAGCCTCATGGCCGCTGCACTGGCTACAATGGTTTAG